One Haloterrigena salifodinae DNA window includes the following coding sequences:
- a CDS encoding outer membrane protein assembly factor BamB family protein, whose amino-acid sequence MAETADADCEADRDGDREFRSVPLGEIETARSRHMWTRSAVHVAESGDLVVTGEWDGTVTAREVDSDSLEARWTADHPDHAVGIATLSGGGTKSDGDTAETVIVAGRGETGTIAAYDAATGERRWRYDTVDDLGEAVKDTVFYLPYVVALESGTDADGNECLYAAARRYERDGETQQWHSTVYAFDPDGTVRWTYETDASPIAIDLDADGERLAVGYNRCMGDHDVGLVVLETASGDLAWTWDPGTEGDRRVGDVSVDGDSIAVSSHGDKRGYLLGPGGAERWRVDLAVETEIDGETLYAYPNHAYAADGRVTFVTGNTYAVESRETENRHPNEHRTATFDADGELAWDDEVRGFVHGLAADGETIVVPCAQNFRVRDPETHAVRRFDLESGPQRVDRLAGIATAAAVDDGTLAAIEEPVAYHDEGKTRGEYALHVAPVE is encoded by the coding sequence ATGGCCGAAACCGCTGATGCTGACTGCGAAGCCGACCGGGACGGCGACCGCGAGTTCCGGTCGGTCCCACTCGGCGAGATCGAGACGGCCCGGAGCCGCCACATGTGGACCCGATCCGCGGTTCACGTCGCCGAGAGCGGCGACCTCGTCGTCACCGGCGAGTGGGACGGCACCGTCACCGCCCGCGAGGTCGACTCGGACTCGCTCGAGGCCCGCTGGACGGCCGACCATCCGGACCACGCGGTCGGAATCGCGACGCTGTCGGGTGGCGGGACCAAGAGCGACGGCGATACTGCGGAGACGGTGATCGTCGCCGGCCGCGGCGAGACCGGCACGATTGCAGCCTACGACGCCGCGACCGGCGAACGACGCTGGCGGTACGACACCGTCGACGACCTCGGCGAGGCCGTCAAGGACACCGTCTTCTACCTCCCGTACGTGGTCGCCCTCGAGAGCGGCACCGACGCCGACGGCAACGAGTGCCTCTACGCCGCCGCGCGACGGTACGAGCGCGACGGCGAGACGCAGCAGTGGCACAGCACCGTCTACGCGTTCGATCCCGACGGAACGGTGCGCTGGACGTACGAGACCGACGCCTCCCCGATCGCGATCGACCTCGACGCCGACGGCGAGCGACTGGCGGTCGGCTACAACCGCTGTATGGGCGATCACGACGTCGGACTCGTCGTCCTCGAAACAGCGTCGGGCGACCTCGCATGGACCTGGGACCCCGGCACCGAGGGCGATCGGCGCGTCGGCGACGTTTCCGTCGACGGCGATTCGATCGCGGTCTCGAGCCACGGCGATAAACGGGGCTATCTGCTCGGTCCCGGCGGCGCCGAGCGCTGGCGCGTCGATCTGGCGGTCGAAACCGAGATCGACGGCGAGACGCTGTACGCCTACCCGAACCACGCGTACGCGGCAGACGGGCGCGTGACGTTCGTAACCGGAAACACCTACGCCGTCGAGAGTCGCGAGACGGAGAACCGGCACCCGAACGAGCACCGGACCGCGACCTTCGACGCCGACGGCGAGTTGGCGTGGGACGACGAGGTCCGGGGCTTCGTTCACGGCCTCGCCGCTGACGGCGAGACGATCGTCGTACCCTGTGCGCAGAACTTCCGCGTTCGTGACCCCGAAACCCACGCCGTTCGCCGGTTCGACCTCGAGTCCGGACCACAACGGGTCGACCGACTCGCGGGAATTGCGACCGCCGCCGCCGTCGACGATGGGACGCTGGCGGCGATCGAGGAACCCGTGGCCTACCACGACGAGGGCAAGACCCGCGGCGAGTACGCCCTGCACGTGGCCCCGGTCGAATAA
- a CDS encoding DUF3209 family protein → MSCYEIEALRLGLMNVLGVGDDSARDHAENELEGHLEGPIEGLANAESLAEVERHLDAALVDLEEEVAAMDDDDPEYDYTRGRLLAVRDAERAVQRLRTQGGSIVDGLGDAHDTLHETFPVED, encoded by the coding sequence ATGAGCTGCTACGAAATCGAAGCACTACGACTCGGACTGATGAACGTCCTCGGCGTCGGGGACGACAGCGCCCGCGACCACGCGGAGAACGAACTCGAGGGCCACCTCGAAGGCCCGATCGAAGGGCTCGCGAACGCCGAGAGCCTCGCCGAGGTCGAACGCCATCTCGACGCGGCCCTCGTGGATCTGGAGGAGGAGGTCGCCGCGATGGATGACGACGACCCCGAGTACGACTACACGCGAGGACGACTGCTGGCGGTTCGCGACGCCGAGCGCGCGGTCCAGCGACTGCGCACGCAGGGCGGGAGTATCGTCGACGGCCTCGGGGACGCTCACGACACCCTCCACGAGACCTTCCCGGTAGAGGACTGA
- a CDS encoding CbiX/SirB N-terminal domain-containing protein, which translates to MSKSDETTPATTAAFDDEALLLVGHGSRREKSNEQVRDLAAGLESRLGIPVDAAFLELAEPAIDEALAQLAPVTSQVTIVHCSLFAASHVKNDVPLALEQARAEHDLEINNGAHLGIHPAILDLLDDRATEVEAELGVDRAEDDVAVVLCGRGSSDPDANGDVHKLARLLYEGREFDRVEATFIGVTEPTLEDTLHGLSKHRPDAVVVLPYMLGDGVLTQRVRDWTADFDDDYPYVEALAGDPLGTDSRLLDVFADRWQEARSGSVEMSCDTCKYKVDLEGYEEDVGGARAMLRALAHQEAHADREDVDDEPHSHDAPEKHVAVCMNQTCAEMGSPSVLERLRQEVRDSDHCDARITRSSCLGRCGDGPMVAVYPDGIWYGDVDSGDAERIVGDHLDRDRIVSDLVDQTL; encoded by the coding sequence ATGAGCAAATCCGACGAGACCACGCCCGCGACGACGGCCGCGTTCGACGACGAGGCGCTCCTGCTGGTGGGCCATGGCTCCCGCCGGGAGAAGTCCAACGAACAGGTTCGGGACCTCGCCGCCGGCCTCGAGTCCCGACTCGGCATCCCAGTCGACGCCGCGTTCCTCGAACTCGCGGAGCCGGCGATCGACGAGGCGCTCGCGCAACTCGCGCCCGTCACGTCGCAGGTAACCATCGTCCACTGCTCGCTGTTCGCCGCGAGCCACGTCAAGAACGACGTGCCGCTGGCGCTCGAGCAGGCCCGGGCCGAACACGACCTCGAGATCAACAACGGCGCCCACCTGGGCATCCATCCCGCGATCTTGGACCTACTCGACGACCGCGCCACCGAAGTCGAGGCCGAACTGGGCGTCGATCGCGCGGAAGACGACGTCGCCGTCGTCCTCTGTGGCCGCGGCTCGAGCGATCCGGACGCCAACGGCGACGTGCACAAGCTGGCCCGCCTGCTCTACGAGGGCCGCGAATTCGATCGCGTCGAGGCGACCTTCATCGGTGTCACCGAACCGACGCTCGAGGACACCCTCCACGGGCTCTCGAAGCACCGGCCCGACGCGGTCGTCGTCCTGCCGTACATGCTCGGTGACGGCGTGCTGACCCAGCGCGTGCGCGACTGGACGGCCGACTTCGACGACGACTACCCCTACGTCGAGGCGCTGGCCGGCGACCCGCTCGGCACCGACTCCCGGTTGCTGGACGTCTTCGCCGACCGCTGGCAGGAGGCTAGGTCGGGAAGCGTCGAGATGTCCTGTGACACGTGCAAGTACAAGGTCGACCTCGAGGGCTACGAGGAGGACGTCGGCGGCGCCCGAGCCATGCTGCGTGCGCTGGCCCATCAGGAGGCCCACGCTGACCGCGAAGACGTCGACGACGAACCCCACAGCCACGACGCGCCCGAAAAGCACGTCGCGGTCTGCATGAACCAGACCTGCGCCGAGATGGGCTCGCCGTCGGTCCTCGAGCGACTCCGACAGGAGGTGCGGGATTCCGACCACTGCGACGCGCGGATCACGCGCTCCTCGTGTCTGGGACGCTGCGGCGACGGACCGATGGTCGCCGTCTACCCGGACGGGATCTGGTACGGTGACGTCGATAGCGGGGACGCCGAACGGATCGTCGGCGACCACCTCGATCGGGATCGCATCGTCAGCGACCTCGTCGATCAGACGCTGTAA
- a CDS encoding cobalamin biosynthesis protein → MSETEPKADDGDETPLEIAVPSDPLAGHPATAYFWGHVAGSGDVSDSGIEVVTNDEESAQVLAAVAGGDLEHETTTRDYAHDTSITRTEDEYTLSIGADDGTDDSGLLGRSGALGLPVDGRGNYRFGAFSSHDRELLRGLLEGCGTVCFKSSSGTVGISFVHDDAELLELVQDLIDESPVEAPYDELSETSSGGYWFGVDDDAAPDFGTWLYEGCEATGLFAPSRRRKLERSLEQATAYDE, encoded by the coding sequence ATGAGCGAGACCGAACCGAAAGCCGACGACGGAGACGAAACGCCGCTCGAGATCGCGGTTCCGTCGGATCCGCTTGCGGGCCACCCAGCAACGGCGTACTTCTGGGGCCACGTCGCCGGCAGCGGCGACGTCTCGGATAGCGGTATCGAGGTCGTCACCAACGACGAGGAGTCCGCACAGGTGCTCGCGGCCGTCGCGGGCGGCGACCTCGAGCACGAGACGACGACTCGAGACTACGCTCACGATACGTCGATCACGCGCACGGAGGACGAGTACACACTCTCGATCGGGGCCGACGACGGGACCGACGACTCGGGTCTTCTGGGCCGCAGCGGCGCGCTCGGGCTCCCCGTCGACGGCCGCGGCAACTACCGCTTCGGCGCGTTCTCGAGCCACGATCGAGAGCTCCTCCGAGGGCTGCTCGAGGGCTGTGGCACCGTCTGCTTCAAGTCCTCGAGCGGCACCGTCGGCATCTCGTTCGTCCACGACGACGCGGAACTGCTCGAGCTCGTACAGGACCTGATCGACGAGAGTCCGGTCGAGGCCCCGTACGACGAACTCTCCGAGACCTCGTCGGGCGGCTACTGGTTCGGCGTCGACGACGACGCCGCACCCGACTTCGGCACGTGGCTCTACGAGGGCTGCGAGGCGACCGGCCTCTTCGCGCCGAGTCGCCGCCGCAAACTCGAGCGGAGCCTCGAGCAGGCGACGGCGTACGACGAGTAA
- a CDS encoding ferredoxin: protein MPRYEVTIEKDACDGIFACLTRDPRFVEGGDGLATIDPNADPVYDCEGEVADTAERVVATFDDDRIDEAQQAAAACPTDAIVVEEVGE, encoded by the coding sequence ATGCCACGATACGAAGTCACCATCGAGAAGGACGCCTGTGACGGCATCTTCGCCTGCCTGACTCGCGATCCGCGGTTCGTCGAGGGCGGGGACGGCCTCGCGACGATCGATCCCAACGCGGATCCGGTCTACGACTGCGAGGGAGAGGTCGCCGATACCGCCGAACGGGTCGTCGCGACGTTCGACGACGATCGAATCGACGAGGCCCAGCAGGCCGCGGCGGCCTGTCCGACGGACGCCATCGTCGTCGAGGAGGTGGGCGAATGA
- the cobJ gene encoding precorrin-3B C(17)-methyltransferase, with protein MSTDTNADADDESTSKCGASSTDTEAETSSSESKCGASSNETDDSSSSKCGASSSSDSSSSSSCGASGSDDSGSNEKEVGATIEDFDAEPGQLIAVGLGPGHPEGMTERAKTALLEADHIVGYTTYIELIPDEITEEADEIYDTPMCGEVSRTEESIDRALAGNDVAIVGSGDPNVYALAGLALEILESKGATASMVDFDVVPGVPAAQSCAARLGAPLVNDTVSVSLSDHLVPMPEIESRLHSVASENFTITIYNPWSRKRRENFQKACEILLTHRDPDTPVGIVHGAGREDEQVMITELAELEDLGESEIIDMTTTIVVGTEDTYVWDDRMVTPRGYETKYDY; from the coding sequence ATGAGTACGGACACCAACGCAGACGCTGACGACGAATCGACGTCCAAGTGCGGCGCCTCGAGCACCGACACGGAGGCCGAGACCTCGTCCTCAGAATCGAAGTGCGGCGCTTCCTCGAACGAGACGGACGACTCGAGCAGTTCCAAATGCGGCGCCTCCTCGAGCTCCGATTCCTCGTCCTCGAGTTCGTGCGGGGCCTCGGGCTCCGACGACTCGGGCAGCAACGAGAAGGAGGTCGGCGCGACGATCGAGGACTTCGACGCCGAGCCCGGCCAGCTGATCGCCGTTGGCCTCGGTCCCGGTCATCCGGAGGGGATGACCGAGCGCGCCAAGACGGCGCTGCTCGAGGCCGACCACATCGTCGGCTACACGACCTACATCGAACTCATTCCGGACGAGATCACCGAGGAAGCCGACGAGATCTACGACACACCGATGTGCGGCGAGGTTTCCCGCACTGAGGAGTCGATCGACCGCGCGCTGGCGGGCAACGACGTCGCCATCGTCGGCAGCGGCGACCCCAACGTCTACGCGCTGGCGGGGCTGGCCCTCGAGATCTTAGAGTCCAAGGGCGCGACGGCCTCGATGGTCGACTTCGACGTGGTTCCGGGGGTCCCCGCAGCGCAGTCCTGTGCGGCCCGACTGGGCGCGCCGCTGGTGAACGACACCGTCTCGGTCTCATTATCGGACCATCTCGTCCCGATGCCGGAGATCGAATCCCGACTGCACTCCGTCGCCAGCGAGAACTTCACGATCACGATCTACAACCCGTGGAGTCGCAAGCGCCGGGAGAACTTCCAGAAGGCCTGCGAGATTCTCCTCACGCATCGGGACCCCGACACGCCCGTCGGCATCGTCCACGGCGCCGGCCGCGAAGACGAGCAGGTGATGATCACCGAACTCGCCGAACTCGAGGACCTCGGCGAGAGCGAAATCATCGACATGACGACGACGATCGTCGTCGGCACCGAGGACACCTACGTCTGGGATGACCGGATGGTCACGCCCCGGGGCTACGAGACGAAGTACGACTACTGA
- a CDS encoding precorrin-3B C(17)-methyltransferase, with protein sequence MSVEDAATSGDGTPDDHGTLYVVGIGPGLPDHMTKRAKEVIESSEVVIASSLYQEFLRDDGTIPAEERTDEDGIATREDGFEQEIVRSTMGRQIELARAAFDYVREGKDVAHVSGGDPSVYGKSDLVFTMAKEEDATDVPIEIVPGMTAALGGAANVGAPLCNDFCTISLSDKWRGWDEIEEKLRAAAISDFVIVLYNCWRNYEKAVEIVREERTDDARVAIVNDAGRADAGRNGESQFITTLGEAADHDDKVSGMGTSLIIGNHETETWRNDDRTYLVTPRGGRDVDDF encoded by the coding sequence ATGAGCGTCGAGGACGCAGCTACCAGCGGCGACGGCACCCCAGACGACCACGGCACCCTCTACGTCGTCGGCATCGGCCCCGGCCTGCCCGACCACATGACCAAGCGGGCCAAGGAGGTCATCGAGTCCTCGGAGGTCGTTATCGCCTCGAGCCTCTACCAGGAGTTCCTGCGCGATGACGGCACGATCCCCGCGGAGGAGCGGACTGACGAAGACGGCATCGCGACCCGAGAGGACGGCTTCGAGCAGGAGATCGTCCGCTCGACGATGGGCCGCCAGATCGAACTCGCCCGCGCGGCGTTCGACTACGTCCGCGAGGGGAAGGACGTCGCCCACGTCTCCGGCGGCGATCCGTCGGTCTACGGCAAGTCCGACCTCGTCTTCACAATGGCGAAAGAAGAGGACGCCACGGACGTCCCGATCGAGATCGTCCCCGGCATGACGGCGGCGCTGGGCGGCGCGGCCAACGTCGGCGCGCCGCTTTGCAACGATTTCTGTACGATCTCGCTGTCGGACAAGTGGCGCGGCTGGGACGAAATCGAGGAGAAACTGCGCGCCGCGGCAATCAGCGACTTCGTGATCGTCCTCTACAACTGCTGGCGCAACTACGAGAAGGCGGTCGAGATCGTCCGCGAGGAGCGGACCGACGACGCTCGCGTGGCAATCGTCAACGACGCGGGCCGCGCTGACGCCGGCCGGAACGGCGAGAGCCAGTTCATCACGACCCTCGGCGAGGCCGCCGACCATGACGACAAGGTCTCCGGCATGGGCACTTCGCTGATCATCGGCAACCACGAGACCGAGACCTGGCGCAACGACGACCGAACGTACCTCGTCACCCCGCGCGGCGGGCGTGACGTCGACGACTTCTGA
- the cbiG gene encoding cobalt-precorrin 5A hydrolase, giving the protein MSTDNADNANDDGGSDSGGGHCSTADSDGEVAEEIAIISFGRKMDTAEEIKSEIGDRYETIDIIEYHGDVFEEHWGEYDCFIGLMASGIAMRKTAHLLDDKWDDPAICVVDEELTWAIPITGGHHGANQVAQDLATMGAVPAMTTASEAAGKQGVESRAKAMDTHVVNGDSTVKTNLAVLDDNLGPVERLEGPKAVLVGDDVTVLKRNKDEGVVLGTGSVSGADKEAFLEAWEEALERTDYELEDVEFVGTATRKEDEEGLLEAAQELDLGVVAFDKETLLEHEGPTPSKSKELIGWPGVSEASAIAGGAEQELVLEKISYENEVTVAIGR; this is encoded by the coding sequence ATGAGTACGGACAACGCTGACAACGCGAACGACGACGGCGGATCGGACTCCGGCGGCGGACACTGTTCGACGGCGGATTCGGACGGCGAAGTCGCCGAGGAGATCGCGATCATCTCCTTCGGCCGGAAGATGGACACCGCCGAGGAGATCAAATCGGAGATCGGCGATCGCTACGAGACGATCGACATCATCGAGTACCACGGCGACGTCTTCGAGGAGCACTGGGGCGAGTACGACTGCTTCATCGGCCTCATGGCTTCGGGGATCGCGATGCGGAAGACGGCCCACCTGCTCGACGACAAGTGGGACGATCCCGCGATTTGCGTCGTCGACGAGGAACTGACGTGGGCGATTCCGATCACCGGCGGCCACCACGGGGCGAATCAGGTCGCCCAGGATCTGGCGACGATGGGCGCCGTGCCGGCCATGACCACGGCCTCGGAGGCTGCGGGCAAGCAAGGCGTCGAGTCCCGTGCGAAGGCGATGGACACCCACGTCGTCAACGGCGACTCGACGGTGAAGACCAACCTCGCCGTGCTGGACGATAACCTCGGCCCCGTCGAGCGACTCGAGGGACCGAAGGCCGTCCTCGTCGGCGACGACGTGACCGTCCTCAAGCGCAACAAAGACGAGGGCGTCGTCCTCGGCACTGGCAGCGTCTCCGGCGCCGACAAGGAGGCGTTCCTCGAGGCCTGGGAGGAAGCCCTCGAGCGAACGGACTACGAACTCGAGGACGTCGAGTTCGTCGGCACCGCGACGCGGAAGGAAGACGAGGAGGGACTGCTCGAGGCCGCGCAGGAACTCGATTTGGGCGTCGTCGCCTTCGACAAGGAGACGCTGCTCGAACACGAGGGACCGACACCCTCGAAGTCCAAGGAGTTGATCGGCTGGCCCGGCGTCTCCGAGGCCTCCGCCATCGCCGGCGGGGCTGAGCAGGAACTGGTCTTAGAGAAGATCAGCTACGAGAACGAGGTTACGGTGGCGATCGGTCGATGA
- a CDS encoding cobalt-precorrin-4/precorrin-4 C(11)-methyltransferase, with translation MTEDTPNDPQDAIDSQGERRREELDDRIFEHSAGDEQEGIPFVGAGPGNPRLLTVAGKELLEDADLVVHAGSLVNSELLDEYCGHAELVNSVGKDLEELIPLMRDAYENGDNVVRLHSGDPAIYGAALEQMDALEHEGVPTYFVPGVTSAFAASATLRTQLTLNEVSNHVAFTRPQGKTLTPEEDHISDFVEMGDVTTCIYLGTHAVRDTMDRLLEGDHDPETPVAVIYHASWPDEDVIVGDIGSIADKVEEAGYRASALVVIGDAVTGAGYERSFLYGDWANRGPDSSDANESETQAGDD, from the coding sequence ATGACTGAGGACACACCGAACGACCCGCAGGACGCGATCGACTCGCAGGGCGAACGCCGCCGCGAGGAACTCGACGACAGGATCTTCGAGCATAGCGCCGGCGACGAACAGGAAGGGATCCCCTTCGTTGGGGCCGGCCCCGGCAACCCGCGACTGCTGACCGTCGCGGGCAAGGAACTGCTCGAGGACGCCGACCTCGTGGTCCATGCGGGCTCGCTTGTCAACAGCGAACTCCTCGACGAGTACTGCGGCCACGCGGAGTTGGTGAATTCGGTCGGCAAGGACCTCGAGGAACTTATCCCGCTGATGCGGGACGCCTACGAGAACGGCGACAACGTGGTCCGGCTCCACAGCGGTGACCCCGCCATCTACGGCGCGGCGCTCGAGCAGATGGACGCGCTGGAACACGAGGGCGTACCGACCTACTTCGTGCCGGGCGTCACGTCGGCCTTCGCCGCGAGCGCGACGCTGCGGACGCAGTTGACGCTCAACGAAGTGTCGAACCACGTCGCCTTCACCCGGCCGCAGGGCAAGACCCTGACGCCCGAGGAGGACCACATCTCCGACTTCGTGGAGATGGGCGACGTGACGACCTGCATTTACCTCGGGACCCACGCGGTTCGGGACACGATGGATCGGCTGCTCGAGGGTGATCACGACCCCGAGACGCCGGTCGCAGTGATCTACCACGCCTCGTGGCCGGACGAGGACGTGATCGTCGGCGATATCGGATCGATCGCGGACAAGGTCGAGGAGGCCGGCTACCGGGCCTCGGCGCTGGTCGTCATCGGCGACGCAGTGACCGGCGCGGGCTACGAGCGCTCGTTTCTCTACGGTGATTGGGCGAACCGCGGCCCTGACTCGAGCGACGCGAACGAATCGGAAACGCAAGCAGGAGACGATTAA
- a CDS encoding cobalt-factor II C(20)-methyltransferase, whose product MTLYGVGLGPGEADLVTVRGKEILENADVVYSPGRLSRTVALKHVDESKIGDLDFPMTRDEEKLRAAWKEAAAEIAPNARDGDVAFVTLGDPNVYSTFGHLRRTIDAFHTEVELEIVPGVSAVTAFATAMGVEIEAGAGLSLREAASGASPTGPDRMILFKVTDAPATHEGLVEAGYDVTYGRRLFMEQGETIVTDDPEEIDERDYYTLAYAEKESLEVEQATAAFLEEDDADDATANDGNSSGEPVADGGEVVALEHAEGCEGGDCGGHR is encoded by the coding sequence ATGACGCTGTACGGCGTCGGACTCGGTCCCGGCGAGGCCGACCTCGTGACCGTCCGCGGGAAGGAGATTCTCGAGAACGCTGACGTCGTCTACTCGCCGGGCCGCTTGTCTCGAACCGTCGCGCTGAAACACGTTGACGAGTCGAAGATCGGGGACCTCGACTTCCCGATGACCAGGGACGAGGAGAAACTGCGGGCCGCGTGGAAGGAGGCCGCGGCGGAGATCGCGCCGAACGCACGCGACGGCGACGTCGCTTTCGTCACGCTGGGCGATCCGAACGTCTACTCGACGTTCGGCCACCTTCGCCGGACGATCGATGCCTTCCACACCGAGGTCGAGTTGGAGATCGTCCCCGGCGTCAGCGCGGTGACGGCCTTCGCGACCGCGATGGGGGTCGAAATCGAGGCCGGTGCCGGGCTCTCGCTGCGCGAAGCGGCGAGCGGCGCGAGCCCCACGGGTCCGGACCGGATGATCCTGTTCAAGGTCACTGACGCGCCGGCGACCCACGAGGGGCTCGTCGAGGCCGGCTACGACGTGACCTACGGCCGCCGGCTGTTCATGGAACAGGGCGAGACGATCGTCACCGACGACCCCGAAGAGATCGACGAGCGCGACTACTACACGCTCGCCTACGCCGAGAAGGAGAGCCTCGAGGTCGAACAGGCGACGGCGGCGTTCCTCGAGGAGGACGACGCGGACGACGCGACTGCGAACGACGGCAACTCGAGCGGCGAACCCGTCGCGGACGGCGGGGAAGTCGTCGCCCTCGAGCACGCCGAGGGCTGTGAGGGCGGCGACTGTGGAGGCCACCGATGA